The following coding sequences lie in one Halogeometricum rufum genomic window:
- the purH gene encoding bifunctional phosphoribosylaminoimidazolecarboxamide formyltransferase/IMP cyclohydrolase — protein MTKIAGLASNRGRNLLHIDERTPGGAELAVVLSNEEGAPVLDAAAERGIPTEVVEREAEESRESHERRILDRLSSYDFDLVCLDGYMRVLTETFVDEAPTTLNVHPSLLPSFPGTDAHEQVLDAGVRMTGCTVHVVTEAVDDGPIVTQESVPVYESDDEASLKDRVLHEAEFTAYPRAVRWFAEGRLDVSDDSVTVEGDDGGDFPERRLVSDDRVTELRYGENPHQDAAVYADDACEEASVVRAPQLNEGAKALSYNNYNDADGALNLVKEFDEPAAAVIKHTNPAGCATADSLAEAYERALSTDPMSAFGGIVALNRECDAETAEQIVDSFKEVVVAPGYTDAALDVLTGKQNLRVLDVGELGERTDRLTEKPLVGGRLVQERDLWAPTVDDLEIVTETEPTDEQLETMLFAWKVLKHVKSNGILFAAGTETVGVGMGQVSRVDAVKLAAMKAEEHAEGKGPAGAVMASDAFFPFPDGIEVAAEAGIEAVIQPGGSVNDEDVVAAADERGIAMAFTGRRCFRHD, from the coding sequence ATGACCAAGATTGCCGGTCTGGCGAGCAATCGCGGGCGGAACCTCCTGCACATCGACGAGCGGACACCCGGCGGCGCCGAACTCGCCGTCGTCCTGTCGAACGAGGAGGGCGCGCCCGTCCTCGACGCGGCGGCCGAACGGGGCATCCCGACGGAAGTCGTCGAACGCGAGGCCGAGGAGTCCCGGGAGTCCCACGAACGGCGCATCCTCGACCGCCTGTCGAGTTACGACTTCGACCTGGTCTGTCTGGACGGCTACATGCGCGTCCTGACGGAGACGTTCGTCGACGAGGCGCCCACCACGCTCAACGTCCACCCGTCGCTGCTCCCCTCGTTCCCCGGCACGGACGCGCACGAACAGGTGCTCGACGCCGGCGTCCGGATGACCGGCTGTACCGTCCACGTCGTCACCGAGGCGGTGGACGACGGCCCCATCGTCACGCAGGAGTCGGTCCCCGTCTACGAGAGCGACGACGAGGCGTCGCTGAAAGACCGCGTCCTCCACGAGGCCGAGTTCACGGCCTACCCCCGTGCAGTCCGCTGGTTCGCCGAGGGCCGCCTCGACGTGTCGGACGACTCGGTGACCGTCGAGGGCGACGACGGCGGGGACTTCCCCGAACGCCGCCTCGTCTCCGACGACCGAGTGACCGAACTGCGGTACGGCGAGAACCCGCACCAGGACGCCGCCGTCTACGCCGACGACGCCTGCGAGGAGGCGTCCGTCGTCCGCGCGCCCCAACTGAACGAGGGAGCGAAGGCGCTGTCGTACAACAACTACAACGACGCCGACGGCGCCCTGAACCTCGTCAAGGAGTTCGACGAACCCGCCGCGGCGGTCATCAAGCACACCAACCCCGCGGGCTGTGCCACCGCCGACTCCCTCGCGGAGGCCTACGAGCGAGCGCTCTCGACGGACCCGATGAGCGCGTTCGGCGGCATCGTCGCGCTCAACCGCGAGTGCGACGCCGAGACGGCCGAACAGATAGTCGACTCGTTCAAGGAAGTCGTCGTCGCGCCGGGCTACACCGACGCCGCCCTCGACGTCCTCACCGGGAAACAGAACCTCCGCGTCCTCGACGTGGGCGAACTCGGCGAGCGAACCGACCGCTTGACCGAGAAACCCCTCGTCGGCGGCCGCCTCGTGCAGGAACGCGACCTGTGGGCGCCGACCGTGGACGACCTCGAAATCGTCACGGAGACCGAACCCACCGACGAGCAACTGGAGACGATGCTGTTCGCGTGGAAGGTGCTGAAGCACGTGAAGTCCAACGGCATCCTGTTCGCCGCGGGCACCGAGACGGTGGGCGTCGGCATGGGACAGGTGTCCCGCGTGGACGCCGTCAAACTCGCCGCGATGAAGGCCGAAGAGCACGCGGAGGGGAAGGGACCGGCGGGCGCCGTGATGGCCTCCGACGCGTTCTTCCCGTTCCCGGACGGCATCGAGGTGGCCGCCGAGGCCGGTATCGAAGCCGTGATTCAGCCCGGCGGGTCGGTGAACGACGAGGACGTCGTCGCCGCCGCCGACGAACGCGGCATCGCGATGGCGTTCACCGGACGGCGGTGCTTCCGTCACGATTGA
- the purB gene encoding adenylosuccinate lyase, whose translation MDDLSRSDPLAAVSPLDGRYAGRTAPLVPYASEAALMRARVRVEAEYLVALADLDATPLTLSDAERETVRDLYESFDGDDARLVKRLETEGAAGYSATNHDVKAVEYFVRTETPERVHPWIHFGLTSEDVNNLAHRLLVKPAVEDVLAPAVADVSDELASLAREYRATPMLARTHGQPATPTTFGKEMAVYAARLGRQLGRVKEAAAGLSGKLAGASGTYAAHVAAYPDVDWRAFSRSFVGGLGLEHTALTTQVNPCDDLAALFDALRGVNNVLLDLDRDVWLYVSQRYLGQEAAAGETGSSTMPHKVNPIDFENSEGNLSKANADLTFLADYVTNSRLQRDLSDSTVKRNVGAAFAHCLIGYGKTAAGLDKVVPNEQVMREELDAHPELVGEAVQTILRREGDTEAYERVKQLTRGRDVTLEDFRDLFDELDVSESVRDELRALSPATYVGLGDELVDDL comes from the coding sequence ATGGACGACCTCTCCCGCTCGGACCCGCTCGCCGCCGTGTCGCCGCTGGACGGCCGATACGCCGGTCGAACCGCACCCCTCGTCCCGTACGCCAGCGAGGCCGCGTTGATGCGCGCCCGCGTCCGGGTCGAAGCCGAGTATCTCGTCGCTCTCGCGGACCTCGACGCGACGCCGCTCACCCTCTCGGACGCCGAACGCGAGACGGTTCGCGACCTGTACGAGTCGTTCGACGGCGACGACGCCCGCCTCGTCAAGCGCCTCGAAACCGAGGGCGCGGCGGGGTACTCGGCGACGAACCACGACGTGAAGGCCGTCGAGTACTTCGTCCGGACGGAGACGCCCGAACGCGTCCACCCGTGGATTCACTTCGGACTCACGAGCGAGGACGTGAACAACCTCGCACACCGCCTGCTGGTCAAGCCGGCCGTCGAGGATGTTCTCGCCCCCGCCGTCGCGGACGTCAGCGACGAACTCGCGTCGCTGGCGCGCGAGTACCGCGCGACGCCGATGCTCGCGCGCACGCACGGTCAGCCCGCGACGCCGACGACGTTCGGCAAGGAGATGGCCGTCTACGCCGCCCGCCTCGGCCGGCAACTCGGCCGGGTGAAGGAGGCCGCCGCCGGCCTGTCGGGGAAACTCGCGGGCGCGTCGGGGACGTACGCCGCGCACGTCGCCGCGTACCCCGACGTGGACTGGCGCGCGTTCTCCCGGTCGTTCGTCGGCGGACTCGGATTGGAACACACCGCGCTGACGACGCAGGTGAACCCCTGCGACGACCTCGCGGCCCTGTTCGACGCGCTCCGCGGCGTCAACAACGTCCTCCTCGATTTGGACCGCGACGTGTGGCTGTACGTCTCCCAGCGCTACCTCGGGCAGGAGGCCGCCGCGGGCGAGACGGGGTCGTCGACGATGCCGCACAAGGTCAACCCCATCGACTTCGAGAACAGCGAGGGCAACCTCTCGAAGGCGAACGCCGACCTGACGTTCCTCGCGGACTACGTGACGAACTCCCGACTCCAGCGCGACTTGTCGGACTCGACGGTCAAGCGGAACGTCGGCGCGGCGTTCGCTCACTGTCTCATCGGCTACGGGAAGACGGCGGCGGGCCTCGACAAGGTGGTTCCCAACGAGCAGGTGATGCGCGAGGAACTGGACGCCCACCCGGAACTCGTCGGCGAGGCGGTGCAGACAATCCTCCGGCGCGAGGGCGACACGGAGGCCTACGAACGGGTGAAGCAACTCACCCGCGGCCGCGACGTGACGCTCGAAGACTTCCGCGACCTGTTCGACGAACTCGACGTGAGCGAGTCGGTCCGCGACGAACTGCGGGCGCTCTCGCCCGCGACGTACGTGGGCCTGGGCGACGAACTCGTGGACGACCTGTAG
- a CDS encoding glucose 1-dehydrogenase has translation MRAIAVKKGERRPVLVDKPRPDPSAGQALVRTLRVGVDGTDHEVISGGHGGFPEGEDHLVLGHEAVGVVEDPNGTRFEAGDVVVPTVRRPPNGGNEYFERGEPDMAPEGMYHERGIVGDHGFMAEYFVSHEDYLVKVPEAMADLGFLVEPVSIAEKAVELAYASRSSFTWEPESAIVLGNGSLGLLTLALLRDKLDYERLYCLGRRDRPDPTIDVMEELGATYVDSRQTPVSAVADEFEPMDFVFEATGYAKHAFESIYALAPNGVAALLGVPGSWEFEVDGGEIHREIVLHNKSVVGSVNSHVKHFESAVDTLAEFPEWFTDALVTGVYDLDEFAAAFEDDDTTIKTAVQFSTYEERR, from the coding sequence ATGAGAGCTATCGCAGTGAAGAAGGGGGAGAGACGACCGGTCCTCGTTGACAAGCCGCGGCCGGACCCGTCGGCGGGTCAGGCCCTCGTTCGCACCCTCCGCGTGGGCGTCGACGGAACCGACCACGAGGTCATCTCCGGGGGACACGGGGGGTTCCCCGAGGGAGAGGACCACCTCGTCCTCGGTCACGAGGCCGTCGGGGTCGTCGAGGACCCGAACGGGACCCGCTTCGAGGCCGGCGACGTGGTCGTCCCGACGGTCCGGCGCCCGCCGAACGGCGGCAACGAGTACTTCGAGCGTGGCGAACCCGACATGGCGCCGGAGGGGATGTACCACGAACGCGGAATCGTCGGCGACCACGGCTTCATGGCCGAGTACTTCGTCAGCCACGAGGACTACCTCGTGAAGGTTCCCGAGGCGATGGCGGACCTCGGCTTCCTCGTCGAACCCGTCTCCATCGCCGAGAAGGCAGTCGAACTCGCGTACGCCTCGCGGTCGAGTTTCACGTGGGAGCCCGAGTCGGCCATCGTCCTCGGTAACGGCAGTCTCGGCCTCCTGACGCTGGCGCTTCTGCGCGACAAACTCGACTACGAACGCCTCTACTGCCTCGGCCGCCGGGACCGGCCGGACCCGACCATCGACGTGATGGAGGAACTCGGCGCGACGTACGTCGACTCCCGGCAGACGCCCGTCTCCGCCGTCGCCGACGAGTTCGAACCGATGGACTTCGTCTTCGAGGCGACGGGGTACGCGAAGCACGCCTTCGAGAGCATCTACGCGCTGGCACCGAACGGCGTCGCCGCCCTCCTCGGCGTCCCCGGGTCGTGGGAGTTCGAGGTGGACGGCGGCGAGATACACCGGGAGATAGTGCTGCACAACAAGAGCGTCGTCGGCAGCGTCAACTCCCACGTCAAGCACTTCGAGTCGGCGGTGGACACCCTCGCGGAGTTCCCCGAGTGGTTCACCGACGCACTCGTCACCGGCGTCTACGACTTGGACGAGTTCGCGGCGGCATTCGAAGACGACGACACCACTATAAAAACCGCCGTACAATTCAGCACGTATGAAGAACGTCGATGA